The Montipora capricornis isolate CH-2021 chromosome 3, ASM3666992v2, whole genome shotgun sequence genome window below encodes:
- the LOC138041753 gene encoding uncharacterized protein: protein MIQGCPIEFESMPKQLSKAHPISHNPDERKIINIELDKLLSKGVIEETTHLEGEFLSSIFVRKKKDDPYRMILNLKDLNYSIEKKHFKMDTFLSAVNLVKQNCYMASVDLRDAYYAIPISAEFRKYLRFEWQGKLYQYTCLPNGLSSAPRYFTKILKPVYSSLRSKGHLNVGYIDDSYLQGDTFEECKHNVRDSVSLFEKLGFLPHPEKSVFEPTQKIIFLGFVINSVTMTISLTPEKALKICTACKKLSAKSECSVLEVSQVIGLLVASLPAVQYGKLHYRRLEIDKNIALKLAKGNYHTTMCLSPAAKADLIWWADNVLESRNPISPGKIDIEISCDASKKGWGAVCNKVPTQGLWTTEEQSKHINELELLAVKFALKVFAPQLSEKHVKIFSDNTTAVSYINAKGGTKSPACNDITSEIWSWCIENKTWLTAAHIPGVQNTDADRESRIFNERKEWQLNPAVFSQIQTLWVTSEIDLFATRANRQLAMFASWKPDPEATYIDAFTFDWSKHKFYCFPPFSLISICLRKVEMDQAEGILIAPIWPTQVWWPQMLRLLIRHPVALPQQKSLLKLPNKKVHPLHAKMVLMTCYISGNPMKQEEFRSQLATFSWPHGDLSETWDVSVVLDYLQGLSPVGTLKLKELTLKLVTLILLVSGQRGKTVHLLDLSNMRESTDSYTFLFTKLLKQTRPGFSNPAVTLTAFRDSRLCVVTTLKEYISRTEPLRGSESQLLVSYTKPHKAVSRDTIGRWVKTVLSSAGIDTKKFKPHSTRAAAVSAASNASVSLDEILKTVGWSSESTFGKFHNKPVLRESRFPSSVLETVYS from the exons ATGATACAAGGCTGTCCTATTGAGTTTGAAAGTATGCCAAAGCAACTTTCTAAGGCTCACCCAATTTCACACAACCCTGATGAACGAAAAATTATAAACATAGAGCTTGACAAGCTTCTAAGTAAAGGGGTTATTGAAGAGACCACCCATCTCGAGGGTGAATTTCTCTCTAGTATATTTGTACGAAAAAAGAAAGATGATCCTTACAGAATGATTTTAAATCTTAAAGATTTAAATTACagcattgaaaaaaaacatttcaagatGGATACTTTCTTATCTGCAGTAAATTTAGTCAAGCAAAACTGTTACATGGCATCCGTGGATCTACGGGATGCTTATTATGCAATTCCAATAAGTGCAGAATTCAGAAAATATTTAAGGTTTGAATGGCAAGGGAAGCTTTACCAGTACACTTGCTTGCCCAATGGGTTGTCATCTGCCCCTCGATACTTCACAAAGATTTTAAAACCGGTATACAGCTCGCTTCGCAGCAAGGGTCATCTTAATGTGGGCTACATAGATGACTCATATCTCCAAGGAGATACTTTTGAGGAATGCAAACACAATGTTCGGGATAGTGTGAGTCTTTTTGAGAAGCTGGGGTTTCTGCCCCACCCTGAGAAGTCAGTCTTTGAGCCCACTCAAAAAATCATATTTCTGGGGTTTGTGATAAACTCAGTCACCATGACAATATCTCTCACACCCGAAAAGGCTCTCAAAATTTGCACAGCATGCAAAAAGTTGTCAGCTAAATCAGAATGTTCAGTTTTAGAGGTGTCACAAGTGATAGGTCTATTGGTGGCCAGTTTACCAGCTGTTCAGTATGGGAAGCTACACTACAGACGTCTTGAAATAGACAAAAACATTGCTCTAAAATTGGCTAAGGGAAATTATCATACTACAATGTGCTTATCCCCAGCTGCAAAAGCAGATTTGATTTGGTGGGCAGACAATGTTTTGGAGTCCAGAAACCCAATTTCACCTGGAAAAATTGACATTGAGATTTCATGCGATGCTTCCAAAAAAGGCTGGGGAGCAGTATGCAACAAGGTTCCTACCCAAGGCCTTTGGACTACTGAAGAACAGTCCAAACACATCAATGAATTAGAGCTCCTGGCAGTTAAGTTTGCTCTGAAAGTTTTCGCACCACAATTATCAGAAAAACATGTGAAAATTTTCTCTGATAACACTACAGCCGTTTCTTATATAAATGCCAAAGGAGGAACTAAGTCTCCTGCCTGTAATGATATCACTAGTGAAATTTGGTCATGGtgcattgaaaacaaaacttggCTTACTGCTGCACACATCCCTGGTGTCCAAAATACGGATGCAGACAGGGAGAGTAGAATTTTTAATGAACGCAAAGAATGGCAGTTAAACCCAGCTGTGTTCAGTCAAATCCAAACGTTATGGGTAACCTCTGAAATTGATCTGTTTGCAACACGAGCAAACAGACAGCTAGCTATGTTTGCTTCATGGAAGCCAGACCCAGAGGCTACTTATATTGATGCATTTACATTTGACTGGAGTAAACACAAATTTTACTGTTTTCCGCCTTTCTCTCTCATTTCTATATGTTTACGGAAAGTAGAAATGGACCAGGCAGAAGGAATTTTGATTGCACCAATATGGCCAACACAAGTTTGGTGGCCTCAGATGTTAAGACTGTTAATAAGGCACCCAGTTGCTCTTCCTCAGCAGAAAAGTCTGTTAAAACTGCCCAACAAAAAAGTACACCCTCTTCATGCAAAAATGGTGTTAATGACTTGTTACATATCCGGGAATCCTATGAAGCAAGAGGAATTTCGGAGTCAACTTGCAACCTTCTCATGGCCTCATGGAGACCTG tcaGAGACATGGGACGTCAGCGTTGTGTTGGATTATCTTCAGGGCTTATCGCCTGTGGGAACACTGAAACTCAAGGAACTGACACTTAAATTAGTTACCTTAATATTGCTAGTTTCTGGCCAAAGGGGCAAAACAGTTCATTTGTTAGATTTATCAAACATGCGGGAGTCCACCGACAGTTACACCTTCTTGTTCACAAAGTTACTAAAGCAAACCAGACCTGGGTTTTCTAACCCCGCAGTAACTTTAACTGCCTTCAGAGATAGTCGATTGTGTGTAGTTACCACCCTTAAAGAGTACATTAGTAGAACAGAACCCCTAAGGGGTTCAGAATCTCAACTTTTGGTGAGTTATACTAAGCCGCACAAAGCCGTTAGTAGAGACACAATTGGTAGGTGGGTGAAAACTGTTTTGTCATCTGCCGGCATTGACACAAAGAAGTTCAAGCCTCACAGTACTAGGGCTGCTGCTGTATCAGCAGCGAGCAATGCCTCAGTTTCCCTAGATGAGATTCTTAAAACTGTAGGCTGGTCATCAGAATCCACTTTTGGAAAATTTCACAATAAGCCTGTGTTACGAGAGTCACGATTTCCCTCTAGTGTACTTGAAACAGTTTACAGCTGA